The following coding sequences are from one Ornithodoros turicata isolate Travis chromosome 1, ASM3712646v1, whole genome shotgun sequence window:
- the LOC135394755 gene encoding uncharacterized protein LOC135394755, with protein MSVLYSALVTCLPDFLCCLFVALPLPYLSLLNITTVMFAYVRYLYDDMRVVVSANTIKNFPSDIDVTDFNGNTEYPVYPVYWRGDKKTLGGYYDAQIIFLADDEDDAKTGGERKRLGKAPRREKEPHPTKDKKTSAGKRKHMERCKRRLELGLLDELDEDDDDCLVLQSEGRKVEKQLARCQRELHRYRKANLDLQEALAAKVIEADFLRTSLHCGCCQRHVMLGGQVHNQPVVVSSFEDSNVKIHPGATASKGVLRSCNKQGRCQAG; from the exons ATGAGCGTGTTGTACTCTGCTCTTGTCACATGTTTACCTGATTTTCTGTGTTGTTTATTCGTGGCGTTACCTCTTCCCTATTTATCGCTTCTAAATATCACGACAGTCATGTTTGCGTACGTTAGGTACTTGTACGACGACATGCGCGTCGTTGTTTCTGCGAACACCATCAAGAACTTTCCGTCCGACATCGATGTCACTGACTTCAACGGGAACACTGAATACCCCGTGTACCCTGTTTACTGGAGAGGCGACAAGAAAACTCTCGGGGGCTACTATGACGCACAAATTATCTTTCTGGCAG ATGATGAAGACGACGCTAAGACTGGCGGAGAACGAAAACGACTTGGGAAAGCCCCTAGGCGGGAAAAAGAACCACATCCGACGAAAGACAAA AAGACAAGCGCTGGAAAACGGAAGCATATGGAGCGGTGCAAACGTAGGCTGGAGCTCGGCCTTCTTGACGAATTAGATGAAGACGATGATGACTGCCTTGTACTACAGTCTGAAGGAAGGAAGGTGGAAAAACAGCTGGCACGCTGCCAAAGGGAGCTTCATCGTTACAGAAAAGCTAACTTAGACCTCCAGGAAGCTCTGGCTGCAAAAGTGATCGAGGCAG ATTTCCTGAGGACATCACTTCACTGTGGTTGCTGCCAACGACATGTGATGCTAGGTGGTCAGGTCCACAATCAGCCCGTAGTGGTCAGCAGCTTTGAAG ATTCTAATGTCAAAATCCACCCAGGAGCTACAGCCAGCAAGGGCGTTCTCAG GAGCTGCAACAAGCAAGGTCGTTGCCAAGCGGGTTGA